The following are encoded in a window of Rosa chinensis cultivar Old Blush chromosome 4, RchiOBHm-V2, whole genome shotgun sequence genomic DNA:
- the LOC112197978 gene encoding WRKY transcription factor 72B, whose amino-acid sequence MQLAKRRSKSMEMEKSLLGNSVMEENRMKSDGDDSEGASKDINKGGDVEEIAEGKYNLKLQPSPTQKDRAQSKHKQEADDELELAKAEMGEVREENKRLKVLLSQIVKDYQELQMHFLDVIQKEETNKKSMDTSSTADHQGTVSAEADELVSLSLGRTSSSTSTHDHQLRKDHHEMMKKTSRDDYYGVMNEAGLALELGCRSFEPAAADHETMKVNSSSEINSSAADPKEDEVTKIWPPGKMLKTRDDDVSQQQTHLKKARVSVRARCDAPTLNDGCQWRKYGQKIAKGNPCPRAYYRCTVSPSCPVRKQVQRCAEDMSILITTYEGNHNHPLPMSATAMASTTSAAASMLQSHSSTSQQGLVNSTTAPISTSTSNLHGHGPNYFTNSLSQNSSRLLPQSQFYFPNSSISTNNSHPTITLDLTAPSPSHFGLRFPSGLPRYSSSTSLNFSSSSSSSFDHNTLLQTPNWINNPAAAGYFNYGTVLSHQNRMNQAVGGSSLNNGKQPFQEPNFYQSYIKNSQKAAPAPPQHHLFTETLTTATKAITSNPKFQSALAAALTSFVGANGGTSGAVRETSHIVNGSSSTESSGLKLKWGESLTPINPIYPSTQKGIGCASSGYLNKSSSPLN is encoded by the exons ATGCAATTAGCAAAGAGGCGTTCGAAATCAATGGAGATGGAAAAGTCTTTGCTGGGAAATTCAGTTATGGAAGAGAACAGAATGAAATCTGATGGTGATGATTCAGAAGGCGCTTCCAAAGATATAAACAAG GGAGGAGATGTTGAAGAAATAGCTGAAGGAAAGTACAATTTGAAGCTGCAGCCTTCACCTACACAAAAGGATAGAGCTCAGAGCAAGCACAAACAG GAAGCAGATGATGAACTGGAATTAGCTAAAGCTGAAATGGGGGAGgttagagaagaaaataaaaggctAAAGGTGTTATTATCGCAAATCGTGAAGGATTACCAGGAACTTCAGATGCATTTTCTTGATGttattcaaaaagaagaaacaaataagAAATCTATGGATACCAGTAGTACAGCTGATCATCAAGGAACTGTTTCGGCTGAAGCTGATGAACTTGTGTCCCTTAGCCTTGGGAGAACCTCGAGTAGTACTAGTACTCATGATCATCAGCTCAGAAAGGATCATCATGAGATGATGAAAAAGACCAGCAGAGATGACTATTACGGGGTAATGAATGAAGCTGGACTTGCATTGGAATTGGGATGCAGATCATTTGAGCCAGCTGCTGCTGATCATGAAACTATGAAGGTTAATTCAAGCTCCGAAATTAATAGTTCAGCCGCAGATCCAAAGGAAGACGAAGTAACTAAGATATGGCCGCCTGGTAAAATGTTGAAGACAAGAGATGATGATGTTTCACAACAGCAGACCCATTTGAAGAAAGCTAGGGTTTCTGTCCGAGCTAGATGCGATGCTCCAACA TTGAATGATGGATGTCAATGGAGAAAATATGGACAGAAAATAGCAAAAGGAAATCCATGCCCTCGAGCATACTACCGTTGCACAGTTTCACCGTCGTGCCCTGTGAGAAAACAA GTGCAAAGATGTGCGGAAGACATGTCGATATTGATCACAACCTATGAGGGTAACCACAACCATCCACTTCCCATGTCAGCCACGGCCATGGCCTCCACCACCTCCGCCGCGGCATCCATGCTTCAGTCTCACTCATCCACCTCGCAACAAGGCCTTGTCAACTCAACCACCGCCCCCATCTCCACCTCCACTAGTAACCTCCATGGCCATGGACCAAATTACTTCACCAATAGTCTCTCCCAGAATTCATCGAGACTACTACCACAGTCACAGTTCTATTTCCCCAACAGTTCAATCTCAACCAACAATTCCCACCCAACCATCACCCTTGATCTCACTGCTCCATCTCCCTCCCATTTCGGACTAAGATTTCCTTCAGGATTACCGAGATATTCCTCGAGTACAAGCCTCAACTTTTCGTCAtcgtcttcctcttctttcgACCACAACACATTACTACAAACACCAAATTGGATTAACAATCCCGCTGCTGCAGGCTATTTCAACTATGGGACGGTACTATCTCATCAGAATAGGATGAACCAAGCTGTTGGTGGGTCTTCTCTTAACAACGGAAAGCAGCCATTTCAAGAACCTAATTTCTACCAATCTTACATAAAAAATTCTCAGAAAGCAGCTCCTGCTCCACCTCAGCATCATCTGTTTACAGAGACATTAACCACTGCAACAAAAGCAATCACATCAAACCCTAAGTTTCAATCAGCTTTAGCAGCGGCACTCACGTCATTTGTTGGTGCTAATGGGGGTACTAGCGGGGCGGTCAGAGAAACTAGTCACATCGTTAATGGCAGTAGTAGTACTGAAAGTTCtgggctgaaattgaagtgGGGTGAGTCCTTGACGCCGATTAATCCAATCTACCCATCAACCCAGAAAGGAATCGGGTGCGCATCATCAGGCTACTTGAACAAATCATCGTCGCCATTGAATTAG